The following is a genomic window from Mesorhizobium sp. L-2-11.
CCGACTCAGTTGTCGATGCCAGCGATCGCCAACACGACGCATATCTTTTTCGCGGCGGCCCTGTCAGCCCGGACTACGAATGGGTGGTCACGTTCGAACGCTTCAGGGCTGACGTCGAAGCCGCGCGGACGAGCGGCAAGTTCATAGTGCTACCCAACCACTTCGAGTACCTCGCCGGGGGCGACGTCATTCGATTCGTCCCGGGCCGAAAGGCAGTCCGGGTCCTGTTTCGAGCGTCGGCCAACGCCAACTATTTTCTGACGACCGAACGCTGCAACCACTACTGTTTGATGTGTTCACAGCCGCCAAAAGACGTCGACGACGGCTGGCTAGCGGATGAAATTTGTGAGGCTATACCGCTTCTGCCGACCGCCACGCCATTTCTCGGCATCACGGGTGGCGAACCGACCATCATTGGGGAACCATTCTTCCGTATCCTGTCGAAGGCGAGAGACCACTTGCCAAATACGCCGGTCCATATCCTTTCGAATGGCCGAAGCTTCAGCGACACGGCATTCGCCCGCCGTTATGCCCAAATTGGCCACGGCGCCCTCTCAGTCGGGATTCCGCTCTACGCCGCCGATCCAGAGATTCACGACTATGTCGTGCAGTCGAAGGGGGCCTTCGACGAGACCATTGCGGGGATCATGAATCTCAAGTCACTCGGCCAAGAAGTCGAGATCCGAGTCGTGGTGCACAAGCAGACCTATAAGGGCCTTACTGAACTGTCGGAGTTCATCTTCCGGAACCTGACCTTTGTCGACCATGTCACCTTCATGGGGCTAGAGATTACCGGCTTTACGAGGGCGAATATGGACAGCCTCTGGATCGACCCCTATGACTACAGGTCGGAGTTGAGGAACGCGGTCCGCTATCTCGCCGCAGCTCGAATGAACGTCTCGGTCTACAACCATCAGCTCTGTGTCCTTGACGGATCGATCCATGCCTTAGCAAAGCAGTCTATCAGCGACTGGAAGAATGAATATGTTGCCGAATGTGAAGGTTGCACGAAAAAGGACGAGTGCGGCGGCTTCTTCGCTTCAAGCAAGATCGCTAGAAGCGCCCATATCTCGCCATTTCTGAGCTAATATCCCGAAGCAAGCCTCCCACGTCATTAAGGCTTCGAGCAACGTTGTGAGGCTCACATTGCAAAAGGCTTTGCCCTTCTTAATGTCTATCGTTTTTGCGTCGATCGGATGCCAGGAAACATCCGCG
Proteins encoded in this region:
- the hxsC gene encoding His-Xaa-Ser system radical SAM maturase HxsC; translated protein: MLALSGFATWTNVDGGSPKALLRLSTDSVVDASDRQHDAYLFRGGPVSPDYEWVVTFERFRADVEAARTSGKFIVLPNHFEYLAGGDVIRFVPGRKAVRVLFRASANANYFLTTERCNHYCLMCSQPPKDVDDGWLADEICEAIPLLPTATPFLGITGGEPTIIGEPFFRILSKARDHLPNTPVHILSNGRSFSDTAFARRYAQIGHGALSVGIPLYAADPEIHDYVVQSKGAFDETIAGIMNLKSLGQEVEIRVVVHKQTYKGLTELSEFIFRNLTFVDHVTFMGLEITGFTRANMDSLWIDPYDYRSELRNAVRYLAAARMNVSVYNHQLCVLDGSIHALAKQSISDWKNEYVAECEGCTKKDECGGFFASSKIARSAHISPFLS